The Prosthecodimorpha staleyi genome has a window encoding:
- a CDS encoding molybdopterin biosynthesis protein produces MSPTAAAPARPDLAAIARQEQFLEVVDRDEAMRRFLAAIEPEPLPAETVALLDALGRVLADDIAAPVDAPPFDRSVVDGFALRAVDTVGASEAVPKRLVLNGEVLACGVVARIEVEPGTATVIATGAALPRGADAVVLVEETEIEETDAATVLVLRRPAAPGQFIGSAGSDIARGETLLRAGTKVGAREVAQLAAVGIDRVAVVRRPVVAVLSTGDELVAPGAVLRPGAIYDANGAAVAATVIENGGVALPFGIVGDDAEALAAAMERALDAADLVVLSGGTSKGAGDLSTRVIARLGSPGILVHGVALKPGKPLCLAKVRGKPLVVLPGFPTSALFTFHSFVVPVIRTLAGLGARREAEVEAVLPARLASERGRSEFVMVSLVERPEGGLAAVPTAKGSGAVTAFTQADGFVEVPALTTALEAGTPVTVRLFDAGGRAPDLVVAGSHCLGLDVVAGHLARRGLATRILALGSAAGLAAARRGECDLAPVHLFDTATGRYNTPFLVPGLGLIPGWRRMQGVVFRPGDARFEGREAAEAIAAAIVDPAMVMVNRNPGSGTRALIDARLGATRPKGWWNQPKSHNAVAAAVARGSADWGVSIRTVADLYGLGFLPLAEEHYDFVSVDARSGHPAVLAFREALADPGVRARLAALGLEPVGS; encoded by the coding sequence GTGAGCCCCACCGCAGCCGCGCCCGCCCGTCCGGATCTCGCCGCCATCGCCCGCCAGGAACAGTTCCTGGAGGTGGTCGACCGCGACGAGGCCATGCGCCGCTTCCTGGCCGCGATCGAGCCCGAACCGCTGCCCGCCGAAACCGTAGCCCTTCTCGACGCGCTCGGCCGCGTGCTGGCCGACGACATCGCCGCGCCGGTCGATGCGCCGCCCTTCGACCGCTCGGTGGTCGACGGCTTCGCGCTGCGCGCCGTCGATACGGTCGGCGCCTCGGAGGCCGTGCCCAAGCGCCTGGTCCTCAACGGCGAGGTGCTGGCCTGCGGGGTCGTCGCGCGGATCGAAGTCGAGCCCGGCACCGCGACCGTGATCGCGACCGGCGCCGCCCTGCCGCGCGGCGCGGATGCGGTCGTGCTGGTCGAGGAGACCGAAATCGAAGAGACCGATGCGGCGACCGTCCTGGTTCTGCGCCGCCCCGCCGCACCCGGCCAGTTCATCGGCTCGGCCGGATCCGACATCGCCCGCGGCGAGACCCTGCTGCGGGCCGGCACGAAGGTCGGTGCGCGCGAGGTGGCGCAACTGGCCGCGGTCGGCATCGACCGGGTCGCGGTGGTGCGTCGGCCGGTGGTCGCGGTCCTGTCGACCGGCGACGAACTGGTCGCCCCGGGCGCCGTGCTGCGGCCGGGCGCGATCTATGACGCCAACGGCGCGGCCGTCGCCGCCACGGTGATCGAGAATGGCGGCGTCGCCCTGCCGTTCGGGATCGTCGGCGACGACGCCGAGGCCCTCGCCGCCGCGATGGAGCGGGCGCTCGACGCGGCCGATCTGGTCGTGCTGTCCGGCGGCACGTCGAAGGGCGCGGGCGATCTCTCGACCCGGGTGATCGCCCGGCTCGGCAGCCCCGGCATCCTGGTCCATGGCGTCGCCCTGAAGCCCGGCAAGCCGCTCTGCCTCGCCAAGGTGCGCGGCAAGCCGCTGGTCGTGCTGCCGGGCTTTCCGACCTCGGCGCTGTTCACCTTCCACAGCTTCGTCGTGCCGGTGATCCGGACGCTGGCCGGGCTCGGCGCCCGGCGCGAGGCGGAGGTCGAGGCCGTGCTGCCGGCACGCCTCGCCTCGGAGCGGGGCCGCTCGGAATTCGTCATGGTCTCGCTGGTCGAGCGGCCCGAGGGCGGGCTCGCCGCGGTGCCAACCGCCAAGGGCTCCGGCGCCGTGACCGCCTTCACGCAGGCGGACGGCTTCGTCGAGGTGCCGGCGCTGACCACGGCGCTTGAGGCCGGCACGCCGGTCACGGTGCGGCTGTTCGATGCCGGGGGCCGTGCGCCGGATCTCGTCGTGGCCGGCAGCCATTGCCTCGGGCTCGATGTGGTCGCCGGCCATCTGGCGCGGCGCGGGCTCGCCACCCGCATCCTGGCACTCGGCTCCGCCGCCGGGCTCGCCGCCGCCCGGCGCGGCGAATGCGATCTCGCCCCGGTGCATCTGTTCGATACTGCGACCGGACGCTACAACACGCCGTTCCTGGTCCCCGGCCTCGGCCTGATCCCGGGCTGGCGGCGCATGCAGGGCGTCGTGTTCCGGCCGGGCGATGCCCGCTTCGAAGGCCGCGAGGCCGCCGAGGCGATCGCGGCCGCGATCGTCGATCCCGCCATGGTGATGGTCAACCGCAATCCGGGCTCCGGCACGCGCGCACTGATCGATGCCCGGCTCGGCGCGACCCGCCCGAAGGGCTGGTGGAACCAGCCGAAATCGCACAATGCGGTCGCCGCGGCGGTCGCGCGCGGCTCGGCCGACTGGGGTGTCTCGATCCGCACCGTCGCCGACCTCTACGGCCTCGGCTTCCTGCCGCTCGCCGAGGAGCACTACGATTTCGTCTCGGTCGACGCGCGGTCCGGCCATCCGGCGGTTCTCGCCTTCCGGGAGGCGCTGGCCGACCCGGGCGTCCGGGCCCGCCTCGCCGCCCTCGGCCTGGAGCCGGTCGGATCATGA
- a CDS encoding cysteine desulfurase family protein: MPRPIYLDHHATTPLDPRVFEAMRPYFLEAFGNPHSADHAYGWEAEAGVEAARRSIARLIGATAGEIVFTSGATEANNLALRGAAARLPAGRRHLVASMIEHPCVAAVVDRLEAEGFPVTRVGPGADGIVPAAAIAAALRPETGLVTVMAANHEIGTLQPIAAIGALTRARGVLFHSDAAQAAGKVPLDVVAAQVDLMSLSAHKMYGPKGIGALYVRRGVALEPLILGGGQERGLRSGTVPAPLAVGFGAAAGIALDEMAGEALRLTALRERLRAGLAARIAGLRVNGDLERRLPGNLDLALPGIAAIDLIHRMKDRLAVSAGSACASASLEPSPVLSAIGLDDAAALGSIRIGLGRGTTEADIDAAIEAIAEAWSALTRLACAVA; this comes from the coding sequence ATGCCGCGCCCGATCTATCTCGACCACCATGCCACCACGCCGCTCGATCCGCGCGTGTTCGAGGCCATGCGGCCCTATTTCCTGGAAGCCTTCGGCAATCCGCATTCGGCCGACCACGCCTATGGCTGGGAGGCGGAGGCCGGCGTCGAGGCGGCGCGGCGGTCGATCGCGCGGCTGATCGGTGCCACGGCGGGCGAGATCGTGTTCACGTCCGGCGCGACCGAGGCCAACAATCTGGCCCTGCGCGGCGCCGCCGCGCGCCTGCCTGCAGGCCGCCGGCACCTGGTCGCCAGCATGATCGAGCACCCCTGCGTCGCCGCCGTGGTCGACCGGCTGGAGGCGGAAGGTTTCCCGGTGACGCGTGTCGGCCCGGGAGCGGACGGGATCGTCCCGGCGGCGGCGATCGCGGCGGCCCTGCGCCCCGAAACCGGGCTCGTCACCGTGATGGCCGCCAATCACGAGATCGGCACCCTGCAGCCGATCGCGGCGATCGGCGCCCTGACCCGGGCGCGCGGCGTCCTGTTCCATTCCGATGCCGCCCAGGCGGCCGGCAAGGTGCCGCTCGACGTGGTCGCCGCGCAGGTCGACCTGATGTCGCTCTCCGCCCACAAGATGTACGGCCCCAAGGGGATCGGCGCGCTCTATGTCCGGCGCGGTGTGGCGCTGGAGCCGCTGATCCTCGGCGGCGGCCAGGAAAGGGGCCTGCGCTCCGGCACCGTCCCGGCGCCGCTGGCGGTCGGCTTCGGCGCGGCGGCCGGCATCGCGCTCGACGAAATGGCCGGGGAAGCCTTGCGGCTCACGGCCCTGCGCGAGCGCCTTCGGGCCGGGCTCGCGGCCCGGATTGCCGGGCTGCGCGTGAACGGCGACCTGGAACGGCGCCTGCCCGGCAATCTCGATCTCGCCCTGCCCGGCATCGCCGCCATCGACCTGATTCATCGCATGAAGGACCGTCTGGCGGTCTCGGCCGGCTCGGCCTGCGCCTCGGCCAGCCTGGAACCCTCCCCGGTGCTGAGTGCCATCGGCCTCGACGACGCGGCAGCGCTCGGTTCGATTCGGATCGGCCTCGGGCGCGGCACCACCGAGGCGGATATCGACGCGGCGATCGAGGCCATTGCAGAGGCCTGGTCGGCGCTGACCAGGCTCGCCTGCGCGGTCGCCTGA
- a CDS encoding 4Fe-4S dicluster domain-containing protein — translation MDLSRGTVILCSCEDTMAPDSAAVSRGCGARKVVGARHLCRSELDRFRAAAGESGPLLVACTQEAPLFAEIAGAESLPATLAFANIRETAGWSAETNRSGPKMAALIAAAAVDRPVPKAVTLESEGVVLIYGRDAVAIEAGRRLAERLDVSVVLTGSAPIEPPRLTEFPIRRGTVRALKGVLGSFEVVLDGYAAPAPSSRGTLAFGPPRQGAVAKADIVLDLSGGPALVSAADLRAGYLRADPASPAAVAEACLKAGDLVGTFDKPRYIDFRDDLCAHSRSRKVGCRRCLDLCPTGAISPAGDHVAIDAGICAGCGSCAAACPTGAAAYDAPAADATLTRLRAMLTAYRAAGGEWPVMLVHDGRHGADLIDALARYGAGLPANVLPFEIDEVTAAGPELAAAAFAWGASAIRFLTRARPKHDTAGLATTAELAGTLAAGLGYGTGTAAIIATDDPDQLAEALALTPRDRTAEPPSTFVPAGRKRDLMGLAMREMHRVAPMPVDVIALGAGAPLGRVAVDTEGCTLCLACVSACPTGALKDNAERPMLRFDEAACVQCGLCAATCPEKVITLEPRVNFAAFGAPPVVVKEEEPFCCVECGKPFGTRSSIDRVVAKLEGRHWMFSGAHAGRLAFLKMCEDCRVSAVTNAGIDPYATTERPRPRTTEDYLRDREREKRSGSGNDEA, via the coding sequence ATGGATTTGAGCCGCGGAACGGTGATCCTGTGCAGCTGCGAGGACACGATGGCGCCGGATTCGGCTGCCGTCTCCCGCGGCTGCGGGGCCCGCAAGGTCGTCGGCGCGCGTCATCTGTGCCGCTCCGAACTCGATCGCTTCCGGGCGGCCGCCGGCGAATCCGGTCCGCTGCTGGTCGCCTGCACCCAGGAGGCGCCGCTCTTCGCCGAGATCGCCGGCGCGGAAAGCCTGCCGGCGACGCTCGCCTTCGCCAATATCCGCGAGACCGCCGGCTGGTCGGCCGAGACGAACCGGTCGGGGCCGAAGATGGCCGCCCTGATCGCGGCCGCAGCGGTCGACCGGCCGGTGCCGAAGGCGGTGACGCTGGAGAGCGAGGGCGTCGTTCTGATCTATGGGCGCGACGCGGTCGCCATCGAAGCCGGGCGGCGCCTGGCCGAGCGGCTCGACGTGAGCGTCGTGCTGACCGGGTCCGCCCCGATCGAGCCGCCACGACTGACCGAGTTCCCGATCCGGCGCGGTACGGTCCGGGCGCTCAAGGGCGTGCTCGGCAGCTTCGAGGTCGTGCTCGACGGCTATGCCGCGCCGGCGCCGTCCTCGCGCGGCACGCTCGCCTTCGGCCCGCCGCGCCAGGGCGCCGTTGCCAAGGCCGACATCGTCCTCGATCTCTCCGGCGGCCCGGCCCTGGTGTCGGCCGCGGATCTGAGGGCCGGCTATCTGCGCGCCGATCCGGCCAGTCCGGCCGCGGTCGCGGAGGCCTGCCTCAAGGCCGGCGATTTGGTCGGCACCTTCGACAAGCCGCGCTATATCGATTTCCGCGACGATCTCTGCGCCCATTCCCGCTCGCGCAAGGTCGGCTGCCGGCGCTGCCTCGATCTCTGCCCGACCGGTGCGATCAGCCCGGCCGGCGACCATGTGGCGATCGATGCCGGCATCTGCGCCGGCTGCGGCTCCTGCGCGGCGGCCTGCCCGACGGGCGCGGCCGCCTATGACGCGCCGGCCGCCGACGCGACCCTGACCCGGCTGCGCGCCATGCTGACCGCCTATCGCGCGGCCGGCGGCGAATGGCCCGTGATGCTGGTCCATGACGGCCGCCACGGCGCCGACCTGATCGACGCTCTCGCCCGCTACGGCGCCGGGCTGCCGGCCAACGTGCTGCCCTTCGAGATCGACGAGGTCACCGCCGCCGGCCCCGAACTGGCCGCAGCGGCCTTTGCCTGGGGGGCGTCAGCGATCCGCTTTCTGACGCGCGCGCGGCCGAAGCACGACACGGCCGGGCTCGCGACCACGGCCGAACTGGCCGGCACGCTCGCCGCCGGTCTCGGCTACGGCACCGGCACGGCCGCGATCATCGCCACTGACGATCCCGACCAACTCGCCGAGGCGCTCGCCCTGACGCCGCGCGACCGCACCGCCGAGCCGCCCTCGACCTTCGTTCCCGCCGGACGCAAGCGCGACCTGATGGGGCTGGCGATGCGCGAGATGCACCGGGTCGCACCGATGCCGGTCGACGTGATCGCCCTCGGCGCCGGCGCGCCGCTCGGCCGCGTCGCGGTCGACACCGAGGGCTGCACGCTCTGTCTCGCCTGCGTATCGGCCTGCCCGACCGGCGCGCTCAAGGACAATGCCGAGCGCCCGATGCTGCGCTTCGACGAGGCGGCCTGCGTGCAATGCGGCCTGTGCGCGGCGACCTGCCCGGAAAAGGTCATCACGCTGGAGCCGCGCGTGAATTTCGCAGCCTTCGGCGCGCCGCCGGTGGTCGTCAAGGAGGAGGAGCCGTTCTGCTGCGTGGAATGCGGCAAGCCCTTCGGCACGCGCTCCAGCATCGATCGGGTGGTGGCCAAGCTGGAAGGCCGGCACTGGATGTTCTCCGGCGCCCATGCCGGCCGACTGGCCTTCCTGAAGATGTGCGAAGACTGCCGCGTCTCTGCCGTCACCAATGCCGGCATCGACCCCTACGCGACCACCGAACGCCCCCGCCCGCGCACCACCGAGGACTATCTGCGCGACCGGGAACGGGAGAAGCGATCCGGTTCAGGCAACGACGAGGCGTAG
- a CDS encoding c-type cytochrome — protein MPRAVAVACLRAALPFVLWLAALPAVLLGVASPAGAEILRGHGGPVRAIVEPATPGQLVTGSFDQSVIRWRLPEARAEAVLRGHEDAVAALAALPDGRFVSAGADGRIVVWPVAGTAPERSVAAHKAPVAGLAVSPDGRLVASASWDRTVAVTPIGAGTARVFEGHADNVNGVAFLPDGRAVVSAGYDATLRLWPLGDGEAPSILTLPTPLNAVVVAPDGEIVAAGADGALYVAGASGGSLATRGRLEVMPGPVVALAITVDGSRLAAAGLGGAVVLVDRMARRPVATLVGPGLPVWSLAFARDGRSLFTGGADRLVRRWDAVTGRPVDAIAPNPRDPAAETSTARGAIVFRACRACHGLEADDTNRAGPTLHGLMGRRIATAAGYDYSAALKGMDIVWTPETVARLFEVGPSAYTPGTRMPEQVIADPDDRRALVEWLAEVTR, from the coding sequence ATGCCGAGGGCCGTCGCGGTCGCCTGCTTGCGCGCGGCCCTGCCTTTCGTCCTCTGGCTCGCGGCGCTGCCGGCGGTCCTTCTTGGCGTGGCCTCGCCGGCCGGTGCCGAAATCCTGCGCGGCCATGGCGGACCGGTGCGCGCGATCGTCGAACCCGCCACCCCGGGACAGCTGGTCACCGGCAGTTTCGACCAGAGCGTGATCCGCTGGCGGCTGCCCGAGGCGCGCGCCGAGGCGGTGCTGCGCGGCCACGAGGATGCGGTCGCGGCTCTTGCCGCCCTGCCGGACGGGCGGTTCGTCTCGGCCGGCGCCGACGGGCGGATCGTGGTCTGGCCGGTTGCCGGCACGGCGCCGGAGCGCAGCGTCGCGGCCCACAAGGCGCCGGTCGCAGGCCTCGCGGTCTCGCCCGACGGGCGCCTCGTCGCGTCGGCCTCCTGGGATCGGACCGTGGCGGTGACGCCGATCGGGGCAGGGACGGCGCGGGTGTTCGAAGGCCATGCCGACAACGTCAACGGCGTCGCCTTCCTGCCCGACGGGCGCGCCGTCGTGTCGGCCGGCTACGACGCCACGCTGCGCCTCTGGCCGCTCGGGGACGGCGAGGCGCCGTCGATCCTGACGCTGCCGACGCCGCTCAATGCCGTGGTCGTCGCACCCGACGGCGAGATCGTCGCGGCCGGTGCCGACGGCGCGCTCTATGTCGCCGGTGCGTCCGGCGGCAGCCTGGCGACGAGGGGGCGGCTTGAGGTCATGCCCGGGCCGGTCGTAGCGCTGGCGATCACGGTGGACGGCTCGCGGCTCGCGGCCGCGGGTCTCGGCGGCGCCGTGGTGCTGGTCGACCGGATGGCGCGCCGACCGGTCGCCACGCTGGTCGGGCCCGGCCTGCCGGTCTGGTCGCTGGCCTTCGCGCGCGACGGCCGCAGCCTGTTCACCGGCGGCGCCGACCGGCTGGTCCGGCGCTGGGACGCGGTCACCGGCCGCCCGGTCGACGCCATCGCCCCCAATCCGCGCGATCCGGCCGCGGAGACCTCCACCGCCCGCGGCGCGATCGTGTTCCGGGCCTGCCGCGCCTGCCACGGCCTGGAGGCCGACGACACCAACCGCGCCGGCCCGACCCTGCACGGCCTGATGGGCCGCCGCATCGCCACCGCCGCCGGCTACGACTACTCGGCCGCACTCAAAGGCATGGACATCGTCTGGACGCCCGAAACCGTCGCCCGCCTGTTCGAGGTCGGCCCGTCGGCCTACACCCCCGGCACCCGCATGCCCGAGCAGGTCATCGCCGACCCCGACGACCGCCGCGCCCTGGTCGAATGGCTCGCGGAGGTGACGCGGTAG
- a CDS encoding biotin/lipoate--protein ligase family protein, whose protein sequence is MPELVLPPVYRLITLREHRDAFAHAMAVGAEAGAGTLVWVRRFDLVEVAVVFEPEEPLVSARRILYAGMNALADALAAHAPPEKPVAFRWPDTLLFDGAIVGGGRIGWPEGASEDEPPPFLVFGAMLRTFVGARSESGDWAFGTSLEAEGVDVIDMAELVESFARHLMVHVHDWMDRGFRKVGETWLARLPREGAGRRGIDGNGDFLLTPAGGGAPIRHALLPVLAAPGWLDPETGLPWL, encoded by the coding sequence ATGCCCGAACTTGTCCTGCCGCCGGTCTATCGGCTGATCACCTTGCGCGAGCATCGCGATGCCTTCGCGCATGCCATGGCGGTCGGTGCCGAGGCCGGCGCCGGGACGCTGGTCTGGGTGCGTCGATTCGATCTCGTCGAGGTTGCCGTGGTGTTCGAGCCCGAGGAACCGCTCGTCTCCGCCCGGCGCATCCTCTATGCCGGCATGAACGCGCTCGCCGACGCGCTCGCCGCCCATGCGCCGCCGGAAAAGCCGGTCGCCTTCCGCTGGCCCGATACACTGCTGTTCGACGGCGCGATCGTCGGCGGCGGCCGGATCGGCTGGCCGGAGGGGGCCTCGGAGGACGAACCGCCGCCGTTCCTGGTCTTCGGCGCCATGTTGCGCACCTTCGTCGGCGCCAGGAGCGAATCGGGCGACTGGGCTTTCGGCACCAGCCTGGAGGCCGAGGGCGTCGACGTGATCGACATGGCCGAGCTGGTCGAGAGCTTCGCCCGCCATCTGATGGTCCATGTCCACGACTGGATGGATCGCGGCTTCCGCAAGGTCGGCGAGACCTGGCTCGCCCGTCTGCCGCGCGAGGGGGCGGGACGGCGCGGCATCGACGGCAACGGCGACTTCCTGTTGACGCCGGCGGGCGGCGGCGCGCCAATCCGTCACGCCCTGCTGCCCGTTCTGGCGGCGCCCGGCTGGCTCGACCCGGAGACCGGGCTGCCATGGCTCTGA
- a CDS encoding molybdopterin-binding protein: protein MLTRRILSLTPLDAILERIRARVAPVAAETALIGHAIGLALAAPLRVPANVPTRALAAVDGWAVAADMVVGAGPGAPVFLAERPAAVEIGDAMPDGTDAVLPPEAVAEAAGFVEISAAAGAGEGVRPAGFDGEAGAVVLAAGRRLTPLAAAAARSVGLAEAVVRRPYVRILVIGDGLEPQDVTGRLIADLVVARGAELDRPAALADDPAVIAGALAETVADLIITVGGSGVGTTDRTLDGIGLAAASEVLAHGIAIAPGETTALAMIGDAPVLVLPGRPDAALAGFLLVGLPLIDRLAGADPGLPDLGLPLAGKVSSALGMTELRFMALENGQAVPLAASGLPLGRLGRADGYLVVPARSEGFPAGALSGIYRLPGGRSW from the coding sequence ATCCTGACCCGTCGCATCCTGTCCCTGACGCCGCTCGACGCGATCCTGGAGCGGATCCGCGCGCGCGTCGCACCTGTCGCGGCCGAGACCGCGCTGATCGGCCATGCCATCGGCCTGGCGCTGGCCGCGCCGCTGCGTGTGCCCGCCAATGTTCCGACGCGCGCGCTCGCCGCCGTCGACGGCTGGGCCGTGGCGGCCGACATGGTCGTCGGCGCCGGCCCCGGCGCCCCCGTCTTCCTGGCCGAGCGGCCGGCGGCGGTCGAGATCGGCGATGCCATGCCGGACGGCACCGATGCGGTGCTGCCGCCCGAGGCCGTCGCCGAGGCGGCCGGCTTCGTTGAGATTTCAGCCGCTGCCGGGGCCGGGGAGGGCGTCCGCCCGGCCGGCTTCGACGGCGAGGCCGGTGCGGTGGTGCTGGCCGCGGGCCGCCGCCTGACGCCGCTCGCCGCGGCCGCCGCACGGTCCGTCGGCCTCGCCGAGGCGGTCGTGCGCCGCCCCTATGTGCGCATCCTGGTGATCGGCGACGGCCTGGAGCCGCAGGACGTGACCGGCCGACTGATCGCCGATCTGGTCGTCGCGCGCGGCGCCGAATTGGACCGGCCGGCGGCGCTCGCCGACGATCCCGCCGTCATCGCCGGCGCACTCGCCGAGACTGTCGCGGACCTGATCATCACCGTCGGCGGCAGCGGCGTCGGCACCACCGACCGCACGCTCGACGGCATCGGTCTGGCGGCGGCGAGCGAGGTGCTGGCCCACGGCATCGCCATCGCGCCCGGCGAAACGACGGCGCTGGCCATGATCGGCGACGCGCCCGTGCTGGTGCTGCCGGGCCGGCCCGATGCCGCGCTGGCCGGCTTCCTGCTGGTCGGCCTGCCGCTGATCGACCGACTTGCCGGCGCCGACCCGGGCCTGCCGGATCTCGGCCTGCCGCTCGCCGGCAAGGTCAGTTCCGCCCTCGGCATGACCGAACTGCGCTTCATGGCGCTGGAGAACGGTCAGGCCGTGCCGCTCGCCGCTTCCGGCCTGCCGCTCGGCCGGCTCGGCCGCGCGGACGGCTATCTGGTCGTGCCGGCGCGCAGCGAGGGCTTCCCGGCCGGCGCGCTCTCCGGCATCTACCGCCTGCCTGGAGGCCGGTCTTGGTGA